A portion of the Cloacibacillus sp. genome contains these proteins:
- a CDS encoding Gfo/Idh/MocA family oxidoreductase, translating into METVRVGVIGVGHLGMHHARVYTEILGAQLVGVVDINDERAHAIAEPLGVSAFDDFKTFLKETRPDAVSIVVPTYMHYEIAKVAMESGVHVLVEKPVTTSVDEAEKLLRLAKEKDVLLQVGHIERFNSAVQHAREFVKDPYFIQTHRIGPFSPRISDVGVVLDLMIHDVDIILSMINSDLVSISAIGKCIRTDHEDIASVQLGFANGAMAQILVSRVAEKRLRQMEISEAERFVTVNYETQDITVQRCVRQSGGNIVEVMEHPVFPKTEPLKMELQHFISCIREGRQPMVGIKDGKRALEVCVAALRQIHEEKQQNFPLLSAI; encoded by the coding sequence ATGGAGACGGTACGAGTAGGAGTTATAGGTGTAGGCCATCTTGGAATGCACCATGCAAGGGTATATACGGAGATATTAGGCGCGCAGCTTGTAGGCGTCGTAGACATCAACGACGAAAGGGCGCATGCGATCGCGGAGCCTCTTGGCGTCAGCGCCTTTGATGATTTTAAGACTTTCCTGAAAGAGACCCGCCCAGACGCGGTAAGCATCGTCGTCCCGACATATATGCATTACGAGATAGCGAAGGTGGCGATGGAAAGCGGCGTCCACGTCCTCGTTGAGAAACCTGTGACGACAAGCGTAGACGAAGCAGAAAAGCTGCTGCGGCTCGCCAAGGAAAAGGACGTGCTGCTTCAGGTTGGGCACATAGAACGCTTCAACAGCGCCGTCCAGCACGCGAGGGAGTTTGTAAAAGATCCCTACTTCATCCAGACGCACAGGATAGGCCCCTTTTCACCGCGCATAAGCGACGTCGGAGTGGTGCTCGACCTTATGATCCACGACGTCGACATCATTCTTTCAATGATAAATTCCGACCTCGTTTCAATTTCAGCGATAGGCAAGTGCATCAGGACCGACCACGAGGACATAGCCTCAGTGCAGCTCGGCTTCGCAAACGGCGCGATGGCGCAGATACTCGTCAGCCGCGTCGCGGAAAAACGCCTGCGCCAGATGGAGATATCAGAGGCGGAACGTTTCGTCACGGTAAATTACGAGACGCAGGACATCACGGTACAGCGCTGCGTGCGCCAGAGCGGCGGAAACATCGTCGAAGTCATGGAGCACCCCGTCTTTCCAAAGACGGAGCCGCTCAAAATGGAACTGCAGCATTTCATCTCCTGCATCCGCGAGGGCCGTCAGCCAATGGTCGGCATCAAAGACGGAAAGCGCGCCCTTGAGGTCTGCGTAGCCGCGCTTCGCCAAATACACGAAGAAAAGCAGCAAAATTTCCCGCTTCTTTCGGCAATATAG
- a CDS encoding polyphenol oxidase family protein produces MDFNGFVTKKDKWGIAVEFAMPSILAESYFTRLFCRGPLNDEACGEPEAVWSKLAPEYDARNLAAPVQVHGTRIIEADERCALSERPKADGIFLPYDADVLGSLRFADCTPVVIAGVAERPWLVMLHSGFQGTLKNISAAALDLVEAKYRTQRAENIWAWIGPAIGRECYGRKTDDPSTAAALAAFSAENIDDGDSDFIHFDIKGQIRSQLCAKGIRDDNIYTYDRCTFCAKDLFYSYRAGDDKKRLFLLAGAIKNGRTRENSN; encoded by the coding sequence ATGGATTTTAACGGATTCGTCACTAAAAAAGACAAGTGGGGCATTGCGGTAGAATTTGCAATGCCCTCTATTTTGGCGGAGAGCTATTTTACGCGGCTCTTTTGCCGCGGGCCGCTGAACGACGAGGCCTGCGGAGAACCGGAGGCAGTTTGGAGCAAGCTTGCCCCTGAATATGACGCAAGAAACTTAGCGGCCCCAGTTCAGGTGCATGGAACGCGGATAATAGAGGCTGACGAAAGGTGCGCGCTCTCTGAGCGGCCGAAGGCCGACGGAATTTTTTTGCCGTATGACGCGGACGTTCTGGGCAGTCTTCGCTTTGCCGACTGCACGCCCGTCGTCATTGCGGGCGTGGCTGAAAGGCCGTGGCTAGTCATGCTGCATTCTGGATTTCAGGGCACGCTGAAAAACATAAGCGCCGCTGCGCTTGATTTGGTAGAGGCAAAATACCGGACGCAGCGCGCGGAAAATATCTGGGCGTGGATAGGCCCCGCTATCGGCAGGGAATGCTATGGCAGAAAAACGGACGACCCTTCGACGGCTGCGGCGCTTGCCGCGTTCTCGGCGGAAAATATCGACGACGGCGACTCAGACTTCATACATTTTGACATCAAAGGGCAGATTCGCAGCCAACTTTGCGCAAAAGGCATAAGAGATGATAATATATACACGTATGACCGCTGCACCTTCTGCGCGAAGGATTTATTTTACTCCTACCGCGCCGGAGATGACAAAAAAAGATTATTTCTGCTTGCCGGCGCGATAAAAAACGGCAGAACGCGTGAAAATAGTAATTAA
- a CDS encoding Mur ligase family protein gives MKDFCAAIETKLQQMASPGIRPGLARLARLLFKAGMPQKKFPAVQIVGTNGKGSTAASLYSILRSAGYSAALYTSPHLVDFTERLVIDGGEATAEAWFDAIAVLHDIIKEDEYLTSDLPTYFELVTAAAIIILADRAPDIAVFEAGMGGRLDASNILGDVALSLIVPIGLDHTEYLGDTLLKVAAEKFAILRKETPALFMGGAAEINALFKSTAALHGAMAHIFNDEYKISDMEFAFSGTQFTLTGQNGAGRYHTPLPGTFQAENAALAVAAARLLAPKFPNVTEAAIARGISQTVWSGRMEIISHDPLVIIDGGHNPHAALRLAETVEALAPDKKINIVLAMMKDKDIRDVLLILKRLDASVFCTQVPSSERSLAASEMALLAQEAGLHCAGAFDEPLCAIKAAAARGVPTLCCGSLFLVGHIKEHFHGF, from the coding sequence ATGAAAGATTTTTGTGCAGCAATAGAAACTAAGCTTCAGCAGATGGCAAGCCCGGGCATTCGTCCGGGGCTTGCCCGTCTGGCAAGACTTCTCTTCAAAGCCGGGATGCCGCAGAAAAAATTCCCCGCGGTCCAAATAGTGGGGACGAACGGCAAAGGCTCCACGGCGGCCTCACTCTATTCCATCCTTCGCAGCGCGGGATACAGCGCCGCGCTCTACACCAGCCCGCATCTTGTGGACTTCACGGAGCGGCTCGTCATAGACGGAGGCGAGGCGACGGCTGAGGCGTGGTTTGACGCGATAGCCGTTCTTCACGACATCATCAAAGAAGACGAATATCTCACCTCCGACCTTCCGACATACTTTGAGCTGGTGACTGCGGCCGCCATTATCATATTGGCGGACAGAGCACCAGATATAGCGGTCTTTGAGGCCGGCATGGGCGGCAGGCTTGACGCCTCAAACATCTTGGGCGACGTAGCGCTTAGCCTCATCGTACCCATCGGCCTCGACCATACCGAATATCTTGGCGACACTCTTTTAAAGGTAGCCGCGGAAAAATTCGCGATACTGCGCAAAGAGACGCCCGCCTTGTTCATGGGAGGAGCTGCTGAAATCAACGCGCTCTTCAAAAGCACCGCCGCGCTCCACGGAGCCATGGCTCACATATTCAACGACGAATATAAAATTTCCGATATGGAATTTGCGTTTTCCGGCACACAGTTCACACTGACAGGCCAAAACGGCGCCGGCCGCTACCATACGCCTCTGCCTGGAACCTTTCAGGCGGAGAACGCGGCGCTTGCTGTAGCTGCGGCACGTCTTCTTGCGCCGAAATTTCCAAATGTCACAGAGGCTGCGATCGCGCGCGGCATCTCGCAGACGGTCTGGTCCGGGCGCATGGAGATAATATCGCACGACCCTCTAGTCATAATTGACGGGGGACACAACCCGCACGCCGCGCTGAGGCTTGCCGAGACGGTAGAAGCGCTTGCCCCCGACAAAAAAATAAATATCGTGCTCGCCATGATGAAGGATAAAGACATCCGCGACGTCCTGCTCATCCTAAAACGGCTGGACGCGTCGGTGTTCTGCACTCAGGTGCCAAGCAGCGAGCGGTCGCTTGCGGCCAGCGAAATGGCGTTGCTTGCGCAGGAGGCGGGGCTTCACTGCGCCGGCGCTTTTGATGAGCCGCTGTGCGCGATAAAAGCGGCCGCAGCGCGCGGAGTTCCCACCCTATGCTGCGGGAGCCTCTTTCTTGTCGGCCACATCAAGGAACATTTTCATGGATTTTAA